In Oryza brachyantha chromosome 2, ObraRS2, whole genome shotgun sequence, a single window of DNA contains:
- the LOC102700870 gene encoding probable inactive leucine-rich repeat receptor kinase XIAO, translating to MASIPPRVQLLELVVVVLQQAAAAMVATFPGDAAALASLKSAVDAASVPAYSCLASWDFARDPCAVFPCGVRCYAPPNSSYHRVTGVSLDPAGYSGTLPTTVFASLPFLAFLSLASNRFHGALPAGAPLQPGLRVLDLSGNAFTGEIPASFFTPASSLEELYLSRNAFSGGIPPQVASLGALKRMELQHNGLTGSLPLMGTMRSLAYLDLSGNALSGSLLDAPGRLPSSLVSVVARNNSFAGPLQAAALAALPAMRVLDLTGNAVTGAVPGAAFAHPSLQQLRLGSNQLGTVEEAPDGGASSQLVELDLGGNRLTGRLPGCVAAMPRLAVVGLDRNRFTGGVPNQYAARATADGPTDKWVPFVRLMLQGNYLCGALPSQLRQLKDEGAVVSLADNCLPRCPHKFSFCQGAPQKSNATCPKCYP from the coding sequence ATGGCTTCCATTCCTCCTCGGGTGCAGCTGCTGGAgttggtcgtcgtcgtcctccaacAAGCGGCCGCCGCGATGGTGGCCACATTCCCtggggacgcggcggcgctcgcgtCGCTGAAGTCGGCCGTGGACGCGGCCTCCGTGCCGGCCTACTCCTGCCTCGCGTCGTGGGACTTCGCCCGCGACCCCTGCGCCGTGTTCCCCTGCGGCGTCCGCTGCTACGCGCCGCCCAACTCGTCCTACCACCGCGTCACCGGCGTGTCGCTCGACCCGGCGGGGTACTCCGGCACGCTCCCCACGACGGTCTTCGCCTCGCTCCCATTTCTCGCGTTCCTATCACTCGCCAGCAACCGCTTCCACGGCGCGCTCCCGGCGGGGGCCCCGCTGCAGCCGGGCCTCCGCGTCCTTGACCTCTCCGGGAACGCCTTCACCGGCGAGATACCAGCGTCGTTCTTCACCCCGGCGTCGTCTCTCGAGGAGCTCTACCTCTCCCGCAACGCGTTCTCCGGCGGCATTCCGCCGCAGGTCGCGTCCCTGGGGGCCCTGAAACGGATGGAGCTGCAGCACAACGGCCTCACCGGGAGCCTGCCGCTTATGGGCACGATGCGCTCGCTCGCCTACCTCGATCTGAGCGGCAACGCGCTGTCCGGCTCGCTCCTCGACGCGCCGGGACGGCTGCCGAGCTCGCTCGTCTCCGTCGTCGCGCGCAACAACAGCTTCGCCGGGCCGTTGCAGGCCGCGGCCCTGGCCGCGCTGCCGGCAATGCGGGTGCTCGACCTCACGGGCAATGCGGTGACCGGGGCAGTTCCCGGCGCCGCGTTCGCGCACCCGTCGCTGCAGCAGCTGCGGCTGGGTTCCAACCAGCTCGGCACTGTCGAGGAGgcgcccgacggcggcgcgtcgagCCAGCTCGTCGAGCTGGACCTCGGTGGCAACAGGCTCACCGGGCGGCTGCCCGGATGCGTCGCGGCGATGCCGCGGCTCGCGGTCGTCGGGCTTGACCGGAACCGGTTCACCGGCGGCGTACCGAACCAGTACGCCGCCCGGGCGACGGCGGATGGgcccaccgacaagtgggTCCCATTTGTCAGGCTGATGCTGCAGGGGAACTATCTGTGTGGGGCCCTGCCGAGCCAGCTGAGGCAGCTGAAGGACGAAGGCGCGGTGGTGAGCTTGGCGGACAACTGCTTGCCGAGGTGTCCGCACAAGTTCTCCTTCTGCCAAGGGGCCCCGCAGAAAAGCAATGCCACGTGTCCGAAATGCTACCcatga